GATCTGAGctcatttttgaaataaaagccAATTGTATGTTGTACGGTTGCTTTGCTGAAACCAGACCCTGATGTCAGTCTAAAGACAGCAGAATAAATTTTGTAATGGGATCAAAAGttgaaaatatttcagttaAACTTGTGGATCAGTGTTCAAACTGACACCTTAAAAGAATGAGTCAGCTGTGTTATAAGTGCTTATGAATGGGAAATAGTGAGTATTGAAAAGTGACAAATCAATCTTTCTGCTGTGGTGGGTGATGTGATCAGTTGGCACAGTAAACTGAGTGATCCAGGTTCTTGTTTTCTGGGTTGTATGTATTCTGGGCAAAGCAGTGAGCCGCAGCACGATCACACTCGCACACAGCAGCTTGACACGTATCGTTGGCCGCTGCAGAGAAAGAGCTGTGTCAGCACATGAATACACAACTTCACAGTAATAGCTAAACATctaacacatttaaacattacAAATGTGGCGTGGTTCCATACATACATGGACAGTTGGAAATTTgtgatttaaatacattttttaaaacccaGAACATTAGAATTTAACTATTTCTTTTGcccaaaatgtgtgtgtgtgtaagcctgTTTAGTAAGACTTGTTGTTACCTGAGCAGGTCACTCTTTGATTATTGCAGGTAAAATCGAAATCAATAATGTAAGGAAGGTCTTCAGCATCCCCGCATCCAGGAATCTTTCTGCTATTTGCATAGCATTTATCGTGAATTTGGCAGCACCTGCAAATGGATCGGGAGGAGAGAGCATGTTTGAGACAATGTCAAGTTCCCTTCTAtttcaaaaactgaaaacaagtcTGATGTGTAGTGTCTGATTCCTACGCATCCACTCCATCTCGGGGGGTCCCCTTCCCTCCGAAGCCACAATAGCAGCCGTAATTGTTGTATCTTAGAGGGTTAACACCGGGCTGGGCGCACTGGATCATCGACCCAAAATGCCACATTGCCTTAGGCAGCACTGCACCACTGACCGCACAAGCTGTTAGGATGTACTCAAAAAATCGATTAGGAGAATTTatctatttatatatatataaaatctcttgtaaaggaaaaacaataacaacaactttTAAAGCGATACAGTCATTGTGTAAAACACGACTGATAATAACGTACATAAGCTTTTTCATGCTTACCCgtgagaagcagcagcagaggaggagtAATCAAATTCATGGTTGCAGTCACATGAACCTGAAATTTGGTACAGCCTGCTTTTATAAGTACAGGTGAGAGGGGGTGGAGACATCTGTCAAAGACtaacatcaaatctgatgctCTGTTAGGCCAgcacactttgtttttcttgtatttcATTGGTAGAACATAACAGCATTTACTCGGTTTCTGTACTGTGTAAATTTAAGGTAATAAACCTCACTTTAGTATTTTTATGACA
This genomic stretch from Astatotilapia calliptera chromosome 12, fAstCal1.2, whole genome shotgun sequence harbors:
- the LOC113033835 gene encoding phospholipase A2-like, with translation MNLITPPLLLLLTACAVSGAVLPKAMWHFGSMIQCAQPGVNPLRYNNYGCYCGFGGKGTPRDGVDACCQIHDKCYANSRKIPGCGDAEDLPYIIDFDFTCNNQRVTCSAANDTCQAAVCECDRAAAHCFAQNTYNPENKNLDHSVYCAN